The DNA region GGTAAAAGGCCTTAACCGTTTTGCTCGCGAAAAATACGAAATCGCCAGCGATATTGGCCAACCCGATGCCTATATCCTGCGCAGCCACAAGTTACACGGTGAGCCATTGCCAGAGAGTGTCAAGGCAGTAGCGCGTGCCGGTGCAGGTACCAATAACGTACCGGTTGATGAGTACACCAAAAAAGGCGTGGTGGTATTCAATTCGCCAGGCGCCAATGCCAATGCGGTAAAGGAACTGGTGCTGGCAGGTATGTTGCTGGGTTCGCGCGGTATTCTATCGGGCATGGAGTATGTGCAAACCCTGACACACATGACCGACGCTGACGAGATGTCCAAGCTGCTGGAAAAAGAAAAATCCAATTTTGCCGGTTATGAATTGCAGGGTAAAACCCTGGGGATTGTAGGGTTGGGGGCTATTGGTTCATTGATTGCGGATGCTGCGTTGGCACTGGGTATGAACGTTGTCGGTTTTGATCCGGCGCTGTCTGTAGAGGCTGCCTGGAGATTACCGAGCCAGGTGGGGCGTATGGAAAACCTGCAATCGCTGCTGGCGCGCTCTGATTACATCACCTTGCACGTGCCTGCCATTCCTGCCACCAGGCATATGATCAATGCCGATACCCTAAAGGTTGTGAAAAAGGGGGCAACCCTGCTCAACTTTGCGCGTGAAGCCATTGTGGATGCCCATGCAGTTGTGGAAAGCCTGGATGCAGGCCATTTGGGCCGGTATATTTGCGATTTCCCTGAGCCGATTTTGCTCAAGCGCAAAGATGTCTATGCCATGCCGCACATAGGCGCCAGCACAGAAGAAGCGGAAGAAAACTGTGCGATCATGGCCGCTGACCAGCTGATGGATTACCTGGAGAACGGTAATATCAAAAATTCAGTCAACTTCCCGGCTGTCTCCATGGATCGCGGCCCCGGCATAGGTGCGCGTATTACGTTTTCTAACGAGAACGTGTCCGGTGTATTGGGCCATGTGTTATCGATCCTGGCCGATAACAAGGTCAACGTGGTTGATATGGTGAACAAAAGCCGCGGTGACGTAGCCTATAACATTATTGATGTTGCGGGGGCTCCTGATGCGTCGGTTATTGACGCTATCGCCAAGGTAGACCATGTCATTGCGGTACGGGTGATTTAAGCCTGTGTATAAGCTGGTGTTCTTTGTGCCTGAAACCCATCTCGACGCGGTAAAAGCAGCGGTGTTTGCGGCGGGTGCAGGGCGCATTGGCAAGTATGCAGAGTGCTGCTGGCAAGTGCCTGGGCAAGGGCAATTTCGCCCCTTGCCCGGCAGCCAGCCGTTTCTGGGTTGTGAAAATCAGCTTGAGCAAATACCTGAGTTTCGGGTAGAAATGGTCTGTGAGGACGCCTGCATTCGCGCTGCGGTCATTGCCCTGCGCGAGGCTCATCCCTATGAAGAGCCTGCGTTTGATGTGTGGCGTTTGGAGGATCTGTTTTAATCATCCCTCGCGAGGTTTCATGAAAAACGCGTTGCTTGAACCTTTGCGCCAACAGCTTTTACCTTTGCCTGACAAGCTACTGCCAGGTGAATCCCTCTACGGCCAGGCGGCTGTGCTGGTACTGATCAGCCGCACCCCGGAACCCAGTCTCCTTTACACCAAACGAGCCGATCACCTGCGCTCACACGCGGGGGAGGTCTGCTTTCCCGGCGGTCACTGGGAGCCTGGGGATCTCCATCTGGCGGATACCGCCTTGCGCGAAACCTGGGAGGAGATAGGGTTATCCTCTTACTCCATAGAATTACTGGGGTGCCTTGAGCCAGGACATACCCGTGCAGGAACTCCTGTACAGCCGGTGGTGGGCACCTATGATCCCCATGTGCCTTTGGTGGCTAATCCGGCGGAGCTGGATGTTATTTTCCAGGTTCCTTTGGCGGATTTTCGGCGTGGTATTCAGGTTCGTACGGATCGTATTTTACGGCAGGGGATTGAGTATCGGGTTCCGGCCTACCGCTATCAGCATTATGAGATATGGGGGTTTACCGCGGCGATAACCGCCCGTTTGTTGAAATATCTGGACAATTCGGCTGACGTACCTGTAGGGGTTCTATAGCGTCAGGTGTATGTCAGGGAGAGGTTGTGATTAACAAGATGATGAGGGATAACATGGGGAATTTATCCAATAACCCGTGTCTATCCTGAGCCGTGTCCGGCAGGCGCTTTACTGCGTCCTGGTGAAATCGCTACGGCATCGGTAGATTATCTCATCCATTCGGGCTATCTTTTGATGGCTCATGATGGAAACCGTCACTATTTGACGCAGTTTTTTACGATTCCGGTTGACCACTTCACCGTATCAACTGCCATCTACACAGGTGGTGAACCCGGTAATAAGACTGCCTGCGAAAATTTTTGAAAAACACAATAACAAGGGAGGCCTAGCATGCCATTGAATTACAACAGAACAATTGCTGACGTATTTGCGGAATCTTGCAGGGAATTTGCCAGTGCTCCCGCATTTACCTGTATGGGGCGTACGCTCAGCTATGCGGATCTGGATCGACTATCGGGTGCCTTTGCGGCGTATCTGCAGCAGCATACCTCCCTCAAACCGGGAGATCGTGTTGCGGTTCAATTACCTAATATTTTGCAATATCCAGTAGCAGTATTTGGCATCCTGCGTGCCGGTATGGTGGTCGTCAATACCAATCCACTCTACACAGCCCATGAAATCAAACACCAGCTCAATGATTCCGGTGCAAAAGCACTGGTTGTATTGGCGAATATTGCCAAAAATGCGGCTGCGGTTATTGCGGAAACCAATGTCGAGCAGGTTATCGTTACAGAACTTGCTGATTTACACACCCCTTTTAAACGTGTACTGCTGAATTTTGCAGTGAAATACGTAAAAAAAATGGTGCCACCTTTCCAGTTTCCTCACCAGGTTCCTTTTAATGAAGCGCTTGCCAAAGCCAGTGTGTCTTTCACGCCAGTAACACGCGACCACGAAGATATTGCAGTGTTGCAATATACGGGGGGGACTACAGGTGTTGCCAAAGGGGCCATGTTGTCCAATCGCAACCTGGTTGCCAATATGCTGCAAGTCAACGATCACATGAAAACCGTGTTTCGTCCCCAGCAGGAATTTTATGTGGCGCCGCTGCCGCTTTATCATATCTATTCGTTTACCATCCATTGCACATCGGCCATGGCATTGGGGAATCACAGTTTATTGATCCCCAATCCGCGCGATATTCCCGGATTTGTGAAAGCCCTGAAGCAGGTTCCGTTCACTTTTTTCGTGGGACTTAACACGCTTTTTAACGCCTTGTTACGCAACCCGGATTTCCAAAAATTGGATTTTAGTCATCTTCGCTTATCATCGTCTGGCGGCATGGCATTAACGACCGAAACTGCCCATCATTGGGTGGAATTAACCAAGGCACCCTTGACGGAGGGATATGGCCTGACAGAAACCTCACCGGTACTGTGTATTAATCCGGTGGATAATGTGCAGTTAGGAACCGTTGGTATTCCGGTAATGGATACAGAGTGTAAGGTCATTGATGAGCATGGAAACAGTTTGCCAACCGGAGAGGCTGGTGAATTGTGTGTGCGAGGTCCCCAGGTTATGAAAGGTTACTGGCAGCGCCCTGACGCTACGGCTGAAGTGCTGGATGCCGATGGTTGGTTTAAAACCGGTGATATTGCGATTATCCAGGCGGATGGTTTTGTCAAAATTGTGGATCGCAAGAAAGACATGATTAACGTGTCCGGCTTTAAGGTGTTTCCCA from Cellvibrio japonicus Ueda107 includes:
- a CDS encoding phosphoglycerate dehydrogenase, yielding MFKIKTYNTISVKGLNRFAREKYEIASDIGQPDAYILRSHKLHGEPLPESVKAVARAGAGTNNVPVDEYTKKGVVVFNSPGANANAVKELVLAGMLLGSRGILSGMEYVQTLTHMTDADEMSKLLEKEKSNFAGYELQGKTLGIVGLGAIGSLIADAALALGMNVVGFDPALSVEAAWRLPSQVGRMENLQSLLARSDYITLHVPAIPATRHMINADTLKVVKKGATLLNFAREAIVDAHAVVESLDAGHLGRYICDFPEPILLKRKDVYAMPHIGASTEEAEENCAIMAADQLMDYLENGNIKNSVNFPAVSMDRGPGIGARITFSNENVSGVLGHVLSILADNKVNVVDMVNKSRGDVAYNIIDVAGAPDASVIDAIAKVDHVIAVRVI
- a CDS encoding NIF3 1, with product MYKLVFFVPETHLDAVKAAVFAAGAGRIGKYAECCWQVPGQGQFRPLPGSQPFLGCENQLEQIPEFRVEMVCEDACIRAAVIALREAHPYEEPAFDVWRLEDLF
- a CDS encoding NUDIX hydrolase, with translation MKNALLEPLRQQLLPLPDKLLPGESLYGQAAVLVLISRTPEPSLLYTKRADHLRSHAGEVCFPGGHWEPGDLHLADTALRETWEEIGLSSYSIELLGCLEPGHTRAGTPVQPVVGTYDPHVPLVANPAELDVIFQVPLADFRRGIQVRTDRILRQGIEYRVPAYRYQHYEIWGFTAAITARLLKYLDNSADVPVGVL
- a CDS encoding AMP-binding protein encodes the protein MPLNYNRTIADVFAESCREFASAPAFTCMGRTLSYADLDRLSGAFAAYLQQHTSLKPGDRVAVQLPNILQYPVAVFGILRAGMVVVNTNPLYTAHEIKHQLNDSGAKALVVLANIAKNAAAVIAETNVEQVIVTELADLHTPFKRVLLNFAVKYVKKMVPPFQFPHQVPFNEALAKASVSFTPVTRDHEDIAVLQYTGGTTGVAKGAMLSNRNLVANMLQVNDHMKTVFRPQQEFYVAPLPLYHIYSFTIHCTSAMALGNHSLLIPNPRDIPGFVKALKQVPFTFFVGLNTLFNALLRNPDFQKLDFSHLRLSSSGGMALTTETAHHWVELTKAPLTEGYGLTETSPVLCINPVDNVQLGTVGIPVMDTECKVIDEHGNSLPTGEAGELCVRGPQVMKGYWQRPDATAEVLDADGWFKTGDIAIIQADGFVKIVDRKKDMINVSGFKVFPNEVEDVLCSHPDIIEAAVVGIPDGDGSEQVKAFIVTSNPELSLEQVRKYAKEQLTPYKVPHLVEFRKELPKTNVGKILRRELRDQEVAAKKA